The sequence below is a genomic window from uncultured Methanobrevibacter sp..
CCAATATTGTTCATGCATCCAATAGATTGTGAATTAGCAGCAATGGATGGAACCGGTCACACAAGTGACTATGCAGACCATTATTATGCAAAAATAAGGAGTAAATGCAGAAAAAGCTACATTAAAAACCATATCGCAATCGATGTCGACACAAGAATGATCCTAAATTACGCAGCAAATCGAGGCCCAAAATACGATACACAATTCGCAATCGCATCAATAATACAATTAAAATCCTACAAACCACATTACATCCTAGCAGACAGAGCATACGACACAGAAGCAATAAGAAAATGCATAAATGAAGAAGTAGGTGCATTCGACCAAATACCATTAAAAACAAGAGCAAAAACAGGACATTACAGATTGAATAGTACAACAATCTTCTGGTACGACGTTTACGCATGAAGAATGAACGTAGAAAGTGTAATTTATGTAATAAAAAGAAGATTCAACGGAGGAAACTATAGTAGAAGCACTAAACTCCAAAATAAAGAAACAAAACTCAAAGATGTATTATACAACATCTACAGAGCAATTCAAGTATTTTAAATGAGGGTTTCTACAAGGTTAAACATTTATATAATTTAATTCTAAAAAAAATAACTTATAAATTTATTGATTTAATTATAATTTTATTCAGAAATTAGTTAAAAATAATAATCAAAAATATATAAAATAAAAAAATTATTAAAAATATATAAAATTTTACCAAATTATTAAATTAAATATTTTTTAAAAAAAATATTTTTTATTAAAATTTGTTGATAATTTTATAAATAAATTTTTTTATTTTCAATTAATAATAATTTCTAAAGAAAAATATGCATAAAAATAACAAATAAATACCAAAAATTTTATAAAATAGACTATTGGAAAATATAAACAATAAAAATAAATTAAAATTTAAAAAATTTAATAATTATTAAACAAATAAATAAAAATAGTATTTTTTAATGAATAAAATATATTACATAATGGTTTATAGAAAATATTATAGTGTTTTTCTTAATTATTTTAACTTTTTTACTTGAAGATTTGCAGTATTTGTTTCATTTAAACTTAACAACTGTGCATATTCTCCTTTTTTTAGCAGTGTAAAACTTGCCAAAATGACAGAAATATCAATTACATCCCAATTTTAAGATACAATAATATACATCATAATACCCGAATATTATTCTTTAAAAAAAAACTGCTAATCATCAATTAACTTTTCAGCAATTTCACATGCAGAAGCAACCATTTTCGGACAGAATTCCTTAAAGAGATTATTGTCCAAGGCATATTTAACTCCATCTTCAGTTGAAATATCACAACCTAACAAATCCCTGCAGATATATGATCCGTTGACATTTTCAAACTCATCCAAAAAGCTTTCACATGCATCATTACTTTCAGTTTTATTCTCACCATATTTCAGACCCAGAGCCATCAACGCTCCTGTGCATGCTCCACAAACCTCTCCTTTTCGCATGCCACTTCCAAAACAGGCCCCGATTTTTAAGGCATCTTCCTTAGATATTCCAAAATCTGTTGCAAATACTGCAAATACAGCCTGTGAGCACACATAACCATCTTCAAACAATTGAACCGCTTCATTAATTCTATTCATATTTAATATTATGTTCAATGGATTATATTAATATTTCAGTTTTTAACCAAAAAAATGCTATCTTTTTTTAAATATGATTTCCAAATAATAATTAGAGGTAATTATCATGGAACAATATGACATTATAATAGTAGGTGCAGGACCAGGAGGTCTTACCGCCGGAATCTATGCAGGCCGCCAAGGAACAAAAAACTTAATCATCGACAGAGATCTTGCCGGAGGAATAGGGCGTGAAGTTCCTGAAATGGAAAACTATCCTGGCTTTGAAAATATTTCCGGTCTTGAACTGATTGAAAAAATGAAAGCACAAGCCATTAAAAACTGTGATTTGCATGAGATGGAAGAGGTAGTTGAAATTACCAAAACTGAGGACGAATACCGATTCACAGT
It includes:
- a CDS encoding transposase gives rise to the protein PILFMHPIDCELAAMDGTGHTSDYADHYYAKIRSKCRKSYIKNHIAIDVDTRMILNYAANRGPKYDTQFAIASIIQLKSYKPHYILADRAYDTEAIRKCINEEVGAFDQIPLKTRAKTGHYRLNSTTIFWYDVYA
- a CDS encoding C-GCAxxG-C-C family protein — encoded protein: MNRINEAVQLFEDGYVCSQAVFAVFATDFGISKEDALKIGACFGSGMRKGEVCGACTGALMALGLKYGENKTESNDACESFLDEFENVNGSYICRDLLGCDISTEDGVKYALDNNLFKEFCPKMVASACEIAEKLIDD